One Nocardioidaceae bacterium SCSIO 66511 genomic window carries:
- a CDS encoding ATP-binding protein codes for MSTDVQLVLVGVLGAVLGVGVALLWRLSEKKQREIPPHPAPAIPAGVESVLSVLRSSTVVLNEEDRVEKASAPAFAIGLVHDDRLANDELSELVRKVRRDGEVRQTELTLTRNRAPLPLHLVARVAPLSSKLVLVLVDDRTRERRVEAIRRDFVANVSHELKTPVGAMNLLAEAVAEAKDDPDAVERFAGRIQLEGERLKRLVQQIIELSRLQADELVDEPVEVGITELVDAAIERSRTDAEAKDIALRGRTDGDFYVLGEPEQILAAVSNLVENAVAYSPEGSRVAVVASAKDSRVQITVTDRGIGIPQAEIERIFERFYRVDPARARTTGGTGLGLSIVKHVAASHGGEVRVWSEPGQGSSFTICLPLHENASEPEAESESQTINDADSVAQRTSKETTL; via the coding sequence GTGAGCACCGATGTGCAACTTGTGCTGGTGGGCGTGCTCGGCGCTGTTCTCGGCGTCGGCGTCGCACTCCTCTGGCGACTCTCGGAGAAGAAGCAACGAGAGATTCCGCCGCATCCCGCCCCGGCCATACCGGCCGGGGTGGAGTCCGTGCTGTCGGTTCTGCGCTCATCGACTGTCGTACTCAACGAGGAGGACCGCGTCGAGAAGGCCTCCGCACCCGCGTTCGCGATCGGGCTGGTCCACGACGACCGGCTCGCCAACGACGAGCTGAGCGAGCTCGTACGCAAGGTGCGTCGCGACGGCGAGGTACGTCAGACCGAGCTCACGCTCACCCGCAACCGCGCACCCTTGCCGTTGCACCTGGTCGCACGGGTTGCGCCGCTGTCGAGCAAGCTGGTCCTGGTGCTCGTCGACGATCGCACCCGCGAACGCCGGGTCGAGGCGATTCGGCGCGACTTCGTGGCCAACGTCTCCCACGAGCTAAAGACGCCGGTCGGTGCGATGAACCTGCTCGCCGAGGCGGTCGCCGAGGCGAAGGACGACCCCGACGCCGTGGAGCGGTTCGCCGGGCGGATCCAGCTCGAAGGCGAGCGACTCAAACGGCTCGTCCAGCAGATCATCGAGCTGTCTCGTCTGCAGGCCGACGAGCTCGTCGACGAGCCCGTCGAGGTCGGCATCACCGAGCTCGTCGACGCCGCGATCGAACGCAGCCGCACCGATGCGGAGGCCAAGGACATCGCGCTGCGCGGGCGTACCGACGGCGACTTCTACGTGCTCGGTGAGCCGGAGCAGATCCTCGCCGCAGTGAGCAACCTGGTGGAGAACGCCGTCGCGTACAGCCCGGAGGGCTCGCGCGTCGCCGTGGTCGCCTCGGCCAAGGACTCCCGGGTACAGATCACGGTCACCGACCGCGGCATCGGCATCCCGCAGGCGGAGATCGAGCGCATCTTCGAGCGCTTCTACCGAGTCGACCCGGCCCGTGCGCGTACGACCGGCGGCACGGGGCTAGGCCTGTCGATCGTCAAGCACGTGGCTGCCAGCCATGGCGGCGAGGTACGTGTATGGAGCGAGCCCGGACAGGGCTCGTCGTTCACGATCTGCCTCCCATTGCACGAGAACGCCTCGGAGCCCGAGGCGGAATCCGAAAGCCAGACCATCAACGACGCCGACAGCGTCGCACAACGAACGTCCAAGG